The Candidozyma auris chromosome 1, complete sequence genome includes a region encoding these proteins:
- the CCN1 gene encoding Ccn1p, with amino-acid sequence MKYGPPLAKPRQYPYTLEVLESQANRKLLNEYKGDNKQWLAVLEQSSAPNPQMIDLQPEVQWYMRPYLLDFLIELHQSFRLQPATLFLCINIIDRYCAKRIVFKRHYQLVGCTALWIAGKYEDKKSRVPTLRELAIMCRHAYDEEMFVQMEMHILATLEWSISHPSLEECLHLAIAESGVVGAHSTPCKYNRPKQGHVSDSLSSKVSAVTAVGRFFCELALYDRYFLTVPASLVAITANLLACSMLGVSAAASNLRTLLALNSVSDSSAGHCEEENRAPSVAGAFLSGLDKTSLNQVRKIALMLLLQTTSLSEVLQRKYDALGVIPVLHNYTNKHSLLVKAVIDHSATILADDPSALASSEVARVADALLSIGHDDLKPPSVFGCAGAGTNPAAAASTTTLPLTPPSASQSSVFSHHASSSAQTTPILYGTSGQFVSAYSPMPSSDPAWSSPLVPKGH; translated from the coding sequence ATGAAGTACGGACCCCCATTGGCCAAACCTAGGCAATACCCTTACACGCTCGAGGTGTTGGAGTCCCAGGCCAATAGAAAGCTCCTCAACGAGTACAAAGGCGACAACAAACAGTGGCTCGCCGTGCTTGAGCAGCTGCTGGCGCCCAACCCACAAATGATCGACTTGCAGCCCGAGGTCCAGTGGTACATGAGACCGTACCTCCTCGACTTCTTGATCGAGCTCCACCAGAGCTTCCGCTTGCAGCCCGCCACCTTGTTTCTctgcatcaacatcatcgaCCGCTACTGCGCCAAACGCATTGTGTTCAAGCGCCACTACCAGTTGGTCGGCTGCACCGCTCTCTGGATAGCAGGCAAATACGAGGACAAGAAGCTGCGCGTGCCCACGCTACGCGAGCTTGCCATCATGTGCCGCCACGCCTACGACGAGGAGATGTTTGTCCAGATGGAAATGCACATTTTGGCCACGTTGGAGTGGCTGATTTCCCACCCGCTGTTGGAAGAGTGCCTCCACTTGGCCATCGCTGAAAGCGGCGTCGTGGGCGCCCACTCCACCCCGTGCAAGTACAACAGACCCAAACAGGGCCATGTGCTGGACTCGCTTCTGCTGAAGGTGTCCGCGGTGACGGCGGTGGGCCGTTTCTTCTGCGAGTTGGCCCTCTACGATCGCTACTTCTTGACGGTGCCTGCGTCGCTCGTGGCCATCACCGCCAACCTCCTAGCGTGCTCGATGCTCGGGGTGCTGGCGGCTGCCTCCAACTTGCGCACCTTGCTCGCTCTCAACTCCGTGCTGGACTCGCTGGCGGGTCACTGTGAGGAGGAAAACAGGGCCCCGCTGGTGGCCGGCGCCTTCTTGCTGGGGCTCGACAAGACCTCGCTCAACCAGGTGCGCAAGATCGCCTTGATGCTTCTTCTACAGACCACGTCGCTTCTGGAGGTGCTACAGCGGAAGTATGACGCCTTGGGCGTCATCCCCGTGCTCCACAACTACACCAACAAGCACTCGCTTCTCGTCAAGGCCGTCATCGACCACTCGGCGACCATTTTGGCCGACGACCCGTCGGCTTTGGCGTCGTCCGAGGTGGCTCGTGTCGCTGACGCCTTGCTTCTGATTGGCCACGACGACTTGAAGCCGCCGTCTGTGTTTGGTTGCGCTGGCGCTGGCACCAACCCAGCGGCTGCCGCCTCCACAACCACGCTCCCGTTGACTCCTCCGTCAGCGTCGCAGTCGCTGGTGTTCTCGCACCACGCTTCATCGTCGGCACAAACCACGCCGATTTTGTACGGCACCCTGGGCCAGTTTGTGCTGGCGTACTCGCCAATGCCGTCTTCCGACCCGGCGTGGTCGCTGCCGTTGGTGCCCAAGGGCCATTGA